The following DNA comes from Haloarchaeobius salinus.
GCGGTCGCTGCCGAACCACGGCCCATGCGCGCAGTCGTATTCCAGGGTGCGGAGGAGCCCATGACAGTCGAGGAGGTCGACCGGCCGTCGCCGGGCGACGACGACATCCTCGTCGAGACCGAGGCGTGTGGCATCTGCCGGTCGGACTGGCACGCCTGGCGCGGGGACTGGGAGTGGATCGGGGTGATGCCCCAGCCCGGCCTCGTGTTCGGCCACGAACCCGTCGGCAAGGTGGTGGAGGTGGGTGACAACGTCGACCGGTTTGCCGTCGGCGACCGCGTCACCAACCCGTTCAACCTCGGCTGTGGCGGCTGTCACCACTGCCGCGACGGCCGCGGGAACATCTGCGAGCGCTCCATCCCGATGGGGTTCGTCCCGTTCCAGACCGGCGCGTTCGCCGAGTACTACACCGTCCGGAACGCCGACTTCAACGCCGTCACGCTCCCCGACGAGGTCGACCCGGTCGACGTGGCCGGGCTGGGCTGTCGGTTCGCCACCGCCTTCCACGGGCTCGTCCACCGCGTCGACGTGACACCCGGCGACTGGGTGGCGATCCACGGCTGCGGCGGCGTCGGCCTCTCCGCGGTCCACGTCGCCGACGCCCTGGGCGCGAACGTCATCGCGGTCGACCTCTCCGCGGAGAAGCTGGAGCGAGCCCGCGACCTCGGGGCCGACCGGACCGTCGAGGTCGGCGAGGTGGACGACGTGCCACAGGCCGTCAAGAAGGTCACCGAGAGCTCCCGCGGCGCGGACGTGGCGGTCGACGCGCTCGGCATCGCGGAGACCTGCCGGAACGCCGTGAACTCGCTCGGCAAGGGCGGTCAGCACCTCCAGATCGGCATGACGACCAGCGAGGAGGGCGGCGAGGTCTCCCTGCCGGTGGACACGATGGTCACGGACGAACGGGAGTTCTACGGGGCCTACGGCATCCCGCCGAACGAGTACGACGAGATATTCCGGATGATGGCGACCGGCAAGCTCGAACCGGGGCGCATCGTCAGCGAGACCGTCTCGCTGGAGGACGTGCCGGGCGTCATCGAGGGGCTGGGCGACTACGAGACCGTCGGCATCCCGGTCTGTGGGGAGTTCTGACCGCGACGGGACGAACCGAGTCTGCGGAACGGGCAACAGACTCATGCGCTATCCAGCAGAGACGTGCGTATGGGCGACGATGGACGATCCGACCCCGAAACAAGGGCGGGCGTCGAGGAGCCGGTGCCACTCGATGTGATCCCGCAGCACTCGACCACTCTCCTCACGGTGCTCGACGAGGACGGCACCGTCCGGTACGAGAGCCCGTCCATCGAGCGCATCTACGGGTACGACCAGGGGACGCTGGTGGGCGAGCAGGTCGCCGACTACTTCCACCCCGAGGACCGCGAGCGGGTCGTCGCGGCCTACCGCACCGTCGTCGAGAACGACGGGGACACGACCGAGGCGGTCGAGTACCGCCACCTGCAGGCCGACGGGACGTACCGCTGGGTCGAGTCCGTCGCGTCGGCGGACCCCACGCCCGATGGCTTCTACGTCGTCAACACCCGCGACATCGCGGCACAGAAGGCCCGCGAGCAGGACCTGAAGCGCACGAACGAGCGGCTGGAGCGATTCGCGAGCGTCGTCAGCCACGACCTCCGCAACCCGCTGAACGTCGCCCAGCTCCGGCTCGAACTGGCGCGCGAGACCGGCGACCTCGACCACCTCGACGAGGTCGCGGACAGCCACGACCGGATGGAGACGTTGATCGCGAAGCTACTGCAGCTCTCCCGGATCGGGAACGGAGACCCGGCGTGGGAACGGGTGGACCTCGGTGCCGTGAGCGACCGGTGCT
Coding sequences within:
- a CDS encoding zinc-dependent alcohol dehydrogenase family protein — protein: MRAVVFQGAEEPMTVEEVDRPSPGDDDILVETEACGICRSDWHAWRGDWEWIGVMPQPGLVFGHEPVGKVVEVGDNVDRFAVGDRVTNPFNLGCGGCHHCRDGRGNICERSIPMGFVPFQTGAFAEYYTVRNADFNAVTLPDEVDPVDVAGLGCRFATAFHGLVHRVDVTPGDWVAIHGCGGVGLSAVHVADALGANVIAVDLSAEKLERARDLGADRTVEVGEVDDVPQAVKKVTESSRGADVAVDALGIAETCRNAVNSLGKGGQHLQIGMTTSEEGGEVSLPVDTMVTDEREFYGAYGIPPNEYDEIFRMMATGKLEPGRIVSETVSLEDVPGVIEGLGDYETVGIPVCGEF
- a CDS encoding sensor histidine kinase; the encoded protein is MGDDGRSDPETRAGVEEPVPLDVIPQHSTTLLTVLDEDGTVRYESPSIERIYGYDQGTLVGEQVADYFHPEDRERVVAAYRTVVENDGDTTEAVEYRHLQADGTYRWVESVASADPTPDGFYVVNTRDIAAQKAREQDLKRTNERLERFASVVSHDLRNPLNVAQLRLELARETGDLDHLDEVADSHDRMETLIAKLLQLSRIGNGDPAWERVDLGAVSDRCWDAVPTTDARLEVALDGVVEADRSRLQQLLENLFRNAAEHGDADVTVTVGELDDGSGFYVADDGLGIDAAERDQVFEGGYSTSEDGTGLGLTIVREVADAHGWSVELTASDEGGARVEFTGVEFV